In Acidobacteriota bacterium, one DNA window encodes the following:
- a CDS encoding PQQ-dependent sugar dehydrogenase — MKALSSAALLLMLVSSAARAQINAGTKAPEPALPFTMTQVATFGLPWRIAFLPDGRMLVTEKVGGLWLVTQQGEKTQVANVPAVLWQGQGGMLGVYVSPKHATDRSIYLTYSEPGEGGSSLAMARAQLSTGQGRASLDGLQVIWRDGERGRGGQFGAAIAFSPDGQYLFLSVGERQRFTPAQDPNQPLGKILRLTLDGKPAPGNPMAGKTGTATVGVIDPPRDTEAAKTAPVVRSYTFPGPNLTPAETWTMGHRTPYGLAFGPDGRLWELEHGPKGGDELNLIEPGKNYGWPLVAYAVNYNDTPIPHPDTRPDLTKPVIYWTPVIAPGNLTFYRGAMFSQWNGSALIGGMATKTLSRIVFDGKGGATPAERWDVGHRIRDVAVGPDGALWLAEDANPGGLFRVTPK, encoded by the coding sequence ATGAAGGCACTATCGAGTGCGGCGCTCTTGCTGATGCTGGTGTCGTCTGCGGCACGGGCCCAAATCAACGCGGGCACGAAGGCGCCCGAGCCGGCGCTGCCGTTCACCATGACGCAGGTCGCGACGTTCGGCCTGCCGTGGCGCATCGCCTTTCTGCCGGATGGGCGCATGCTCGTCACGGAGAAGGTCGGCGGGCTCTGGCTCGTGACGCAGCAGGGCGAAAAGACCCAGGTGGCCAACGTGCCGGCCGTGCTCTGGCAAGGACAGGGCGGGATGCTGGGCGTGTACGTGTCGCCCAAGCACGCGACCGATCGCAGCATCTACCTCACCTACTCGGAGCCCGGTGAGGGCGGGTCGAGCCTCGCGATGGCGCGCGCGCAGCTCTCAACCGGCCAGGGCCGAGCGAGCCTCGATGGGCTGCAGGTCATCTGGCGCGACGGCGAGCGCGGCCGGGGTGGCCAGTTCGGCGCCGCGATCGCCTTCTCGCCCGACGGCCAGTACCTGTTCCTCAGCGTCGGCGAGCGGCAGCGCTTCACGCCCGCGCAGGATCCCAATCAGCCGCTCGGCAAGATTCTCCGGTTGACGCTCGACGGCAAGCCCGCGCCCGGCAACCCGATGGCGGGCAAGACCGGTACAGCGACCGTCGGCGTCATCGATCCGCCGCGCGACACGGAGGCCGCGAAGACCGCACCGGTCGTCCGCAGCTACACGTTCCCCGGCCCGAACCTCACGCCGGCCGAGACGTGGACGATGGGGCATCGCACGCCGTACGGGCTGGCGTTCGGGCCCGACGGGCGTCTCTGGGAGCTCGAACACGGCCCGAAGGGCGGCGACGAGCTGAACCTGATCGAGCCGGGTAAGAACTACGGCTGGCCGCTCGTTGCGTACGCGGTCAACTACAACGACACGCCGATCCCGCACCCCGACACGCGGCCCGATCTGACGAAGCCGGTCATCTACTGGACGCCGGTCATCGCTCCCGGCAACCTCACCTTCTACCGGGGTGCGATGTTCTCGCAGTGGAACGGCTCCGCGCTCATCGGCGGCATGGCCACCAAGACGCTCAGCCGGATCGTTTTCGACGGCAAGGGCGGTGCGACGCCGGCAGAGCGTTGGGACGTCGGCCATCGCATCCGCGACGTCGCGGTCGGCCCGGACGGTGCGCTGTGGCTGGCCGAAGACGCGAACCCCGGCGGACTCTTCCGTGTGACGCCGAAGTAG
- a CDS encoding PDZ domain-containing protein: MRPIVHLPSARLLAAGTALVFVLTGGFQAAASAQAARSPRADLRSLFGGEPEIGVSIRDVTPAESEREKLARVAGAYVEDVRSGGPADKAGIRSGDVVVAFDGERVRSARQLARVIEETPAGREVDATISRAGRQVALKVTPETGGVFVGGGRVVVPDVEMRGGWPQDRPFGGFGANAGRLGVTVQELTDQLGDFFGARAGVLVTSVATGTPAEAAGLKAGDVITRVNGTAISSASDLRRSIAGASNDVTLTIVRDRKEQTLKATFTTRRPGARTTI, from the coding sequence ATGCGTCCCATCGTGCATCTTCCGAGCGCCAGGCTGCTTGCGGCCGGCACGGCGCTCGTCTTCGTGCTGACCGGCGGGTTCCAGGCTGCGGCGTCGGCCCAGGCGGCGCGCTCGCCGCGAGCCGACCTGCGATCGCTCTTCGGCGGCGAGCCGGAGATCGGCGTCTCGATCCGCGACGTCACGCCGGCCGAGAGCGAGCGGGAGAAGCTCGCCAGGGTCGCCGGCGCTTACGTCGAAGACGTCAGGTCCGGCGGCCCCGCCGACAAAGCCGGCATCCGTTCCGGCGACGTCGTCGTCGCGTTCGACGGCGAGCGCGTGCGGAGCGCGCGGCAACTCGCGCGCGTGATCGAGGAGACGCCGGCGGGTCGCGAAGTCGACGCGACGATCTCGCGGGCTGGCCGGCAGGTCGCGCTGAAGGTTACGCCCGAGACCGGTGGGGTCTTCGTCGGCGGCGGCCGCGTCGTCGTGCCCGACGTCGAGATGCGCGGCGGCTGGCCGCAGGATCGTCCGTTCGGCGGCTTCGGGGCGAATGCCGGCCGACTCGGCGTAACGGTGCAGGAGCTGACCGATCAGCTCGGCGACTTCTTCGGCGCGCGTGCGGGCGTACTCGTCACGTCGGTCGCGACCGGCACGCCAGCCGAGGCCGCCGGCCTGAAGGCGGGCGACGTCATCACGCGGGTGAACGGCACGGCGATCAGCAGCGCGAGCGACCTGCGGCGGAGCATCGCCGGGGCGTCGAACGACGTCACGCTGACCATCGTCCGCGATCGCAAGGAGCAAACGTTGAAAGCGACGTTCACCACGCGGCGGCCTGGCGCCAGGACGACCATCTGA
- the htpG gene encoding molecular chaperone HtpG: MSTIAKDTLSFQAEVKQLLHLMIHSLYGNKEIFLRELVSNASDACDKLRFESLGDSALLEGDAQFAIRVAYDKTARTITVSDNGIGLTRQEVIDHIGTIAKSGTREFFSRLTADAAKDAQLIGQFGVGFYSAFIVADRVTLLTRRAGTPAGDGVRWESRGEGEYTVETVTKPSRGTDVTLHLREGEDGLLSGGELREILRKYSDHITFPVLMKKEHWDSSKTTMVVTDDDEQVNQASALWTRPKSEITGSQYEEFYRHVSHDFEPPLAWTHAKVEGRQEFTQLFYLPRRAPFDLWNRDERHGVKLYVRRVFIMDAAGELLPAYLRFVRGVIDSSDLPLNVSREILQQSSDVAQIRSASVKRVIGLLEDLAAGQPEKYATFWAEFGTVLKEGVIEDRSNRDRIAKLLRFASTHAGTPDQTVSFAGYVGRMKTGQDAIYYVTADSFAAASQSPHLEVFRKHGVEVLLLADRVDEWMLSQLTELDGRPLKSAADGDLDVSALGEASSKVADEMKESEFKPLVARMQAALEAQVSSVRLTHRLTDSPACLVASERGLSRHLERLLREAGQPVPSSMPILEINPDHPIVERLKQESDDVVFADWSRILFDQALLAEGGDLDDPAAFVRRLNKLTLALAGGSGPKIWVP, translated from the coding sequence ATGTCCACGATCGCCAAAGACACCCTGAGCTTCCAGGCCGAAGTCAAGCAACTGCTCCACCTGATGATTCACTCCTTGTACGGCAACAAGGAGATCTTCCTGCGCGAGCTCGTCTCGAACGCGTCGGACGCCTGCGACAAGCTGCGTTTCGAAAGCCTCGGCGACAGCGCGCTGCTCGAGGGCGACGCCCAGTTCGCGATCCGGGTGGCGTACGACAAGACCGCGCGCACCATCACGGTGTCGGACAACGGCATCGGGCTGACCCGGCAGGAAGTGATCGACCACATCGGCACGATCGCCAAGTCGGGCACGCGCGAGTTCTTCAGCCGGCTGACGGCCGACGCGGCCAAGGACGCGCAGCTCATCGGCCAGTTCGGTGTCGGCTTCTACTCGGCCTTCATCGTGGCCGACCGGGTGACGCTGCTGACGCGTCGCGCCGGCACGCCGGCCGGCGACGGCGTGCGGTGGGAGAGCCGCGGCGAAGGCGAGTACACGGTCGAAACCGTGACGAAGCCGTCGCGCGGCACCGACGTGACCTTGCACCTCCGCGAGGGCGAGGACGGTCTGCTCTCGGGCGGCGAGCTGCGCGAGATTCTCCGGAAGTACTCCGATCACATCACCTTCCCGGTGCTGATGAAGAAGGAGCACTGGGACTCGTCGAAGACCACGATGGTCGTGACCGACGATGACGAGCAGGTGAACCAGGCGTCGGCGCTGTGGACGCGGCCGAAGTCGGAGATCACCGGTTCGCAGTACGAGGAGTTCTATCGGCACGTCAGCCACGACTTCGAGCCGCCGCTGGCCTGGACGCACGCGAAGGTCGAGGGGCGGCAGGAGTTCACGCAGTTGTTCTACCTGCCGCGCCGCGCGCCGTTCGATCTCTGGAACCGCGACGAACGGCACGGCGTGAAGCTCTACGTGCGCCGCGTCTTCATCATGGACGCCGCCGGCGAGCTGCTGCCGGCGTACCTGCGCTTCGTGCGGGGCGTCATCGACTCCAGCGATCTGCCGCTGAACGTCTCGCGCGAGATCCTGCAGCAGTCGTCCGACGTCGCGCAGATCCGGTCGGCGTCGGTCAAGCGCGTGATCGGTCTGCTCGAGGATCTCGCTGCCGGCCAACCCGAGAAGTACGCGACGTTCTGGGCCGAGTTCGGCACGGTGCTCAAGGAGGGCGTCATCGAGGACCGATCGAATCGGGACCGGATCGCGAAGCTGCTGCGGTTCGCCTCGACGCACGCCGGCACGCCCGATCAGACGGTCTCGTTCGCCGGCTACGTCGGCCGCATGAAAACGGGACAGGACGCGATCTACTACGTCACGGCCGACTCGTTCGCCGCCGCGAGCCAGAGCCCGCATCTGGAAGTGTTCCGCAAACACGGCGTCGAGGTGCTGCTGCTCGCCGACCGCGTGGACGAGTGGATGCTCTCGCAGTTGACCGAGCTCGACGGCAGGCCGCTGAAGTCCGCCGCCGACGGGGATCTCGACGTCAGCGCGCTCGGAGAAGCGTCGTCGAAGGTCGCCGACGAGATGAAGGAGAGCGAGTTCAAGCCGCTCGTCGCCCGCATGCAGGCGGCGCTCGAGGCGCAGGTCTCGAGCGTGCGGCTGACGCACCGGCTCACCGATTCGCCCGCCTGTCTGGTCGCCAGCGAACGCGGCCTCAGCCGGCATCTCGAACGGCTGTTGCGAGAGGCCGGCCAGCCCGTGCCGTCGTCGATGCCGATTCTCGAGATCAACCCGGATCACCCGATCGTCGAGCGGCTCAAGCAGGAGAGCGACGACGTGGTGTTCGCCGACTGGAGCCGGATCCTGTTCGACCAGGCGCTGCTCGCCGAAGGCGGCGACCTCGACGATCCGGCCGCATTCGTCCGGCGCCTGAACAAGCTCACGCTGGCGCTGGCGGGAGGCAGCGGACCCAAGATCTGGGTGCCGTAG
- a CDS encoding alpha/beta fold hydrolase produces MSRSRLVALSLAALVTSSIWLRAAPQAPTPATPAAPPAAAQGRRGGGPVVSPEVGADRRVTFRLRLPSAQAVAVTLAGKRIEMAKNADGVWTATTDALEPDIYTYSFNVDGAALNDPANRQAQTSFGSFQSMFVVPGDKAWLPKPGAVRGAVTRQAFHSVVANDDRDFFVYTPPGYDARRKQPYPVLYLLHGLGDDAERWLAGGGGAANILDNLIADKRAVPMIVVSPLGYGTSTGPAGGRGSQNVLGYARILLDEVMPVVDRSYNVSTRREDRAIAGLSMGGAESLYVGLNNLDRFAWIGAFSSALLLLPPAASVPAPQPAAAPAAGRGAPTPLDPSVFDKAFPNLSAKDNARIRMLWITCGTADGLIGQNRQFREWLRGKGMKFSEEEVPDMAHVWPLWRQNVTDMVPKLFR; encoded by the coding sequence ATGAGCCGTTCGCGTCTGGTCGCGTTGTCGCTCGCCGCGCTCGTGACGTCGTCCATTTGGCTGCGCGCGGCGCCGCAAGCCCCCACGCCGGCAACGCCGGCAGCTCCACCGGCGGCGGCGCAGGGCCGGCGGGGCGGCGGGCCCGTCGTCTCGCCGGAGGTCGGCGCCGATCGGCGCGTGACGTTCCGGCTGCGCCTGCCGAGCGCCCAGGCCGTGGCCGTGACGCTCGCCGGCAAGCGGATCGAGATGGCGAAGAACGCGGACGGCGTGTGGACGGCGACGACCGATGCGCTCGAGCCCGACATCTACACCTACTCGTTCAACGTGGACGGCGCTGCGCTCAACGACCCGGCGAACCGCCAGGCGCAGACCTCGTTCGGCAGCTTCCAGAGCATGTTCGTCGTGCCGGGCGACAAGGCGTGGCTACCGAAGCCCGGTGCCGTTCGGGGCGCCGTGACGCGCCAGGCGTTCCACTCCGTCGTCGCGAACGACGACCGCGACTTCTTCGTCTACACGCCGCCAGGCTACGACGCGCGGCGCAAGCAGCCCTATCCCGTCCTCTATCTTCTGCACGGGCTCGGCGACGATGCCGAGCGATGGCTGGCGGGTGGGGGAGGAGCGGCCAACATCCTGGACAACCTGATTGCCGACAAGCGCGCCGTGCCGATGATTGTCGTCTCGCCGCTCGGCTACGGCACGTCGACCGGACCGGCCGGCGGCCGCGGTTCGCAGAACGTGCTGGGCTACGCGCGGATCCTGCTCGACGAGGTGATGCCCGTCGTCGACCGGTCGTACAACGTGAGCACGCGTCGCGAGGATCGCGCGATCGCGGGGCTGTCGATGGGCGGTGCCGAGTCGCTGTACGTCGGCCTGAACAACCTCGATCGCTTCGCCTGGATCGGCGCGTTCAGCTCGGCGCTCCTGCTGCTGCCTCCCGCCGCCTCGGTGCCCGCGCCGCAGCCGGCGGCGGCACCGGCCGCGGGCCGCGGCGCTCCCACGCCGCTCGATCCCTCGGTGTTCGACAAGGCGTTCCCGAACCTGAGCGCGAAGGACAACGCGCGCATCCGCATGCTGTGGATCACGTGCGGCACGGCCGACGGGCTCATCGGGCAGAACCGCCAGTTCCGCGAGTGGTTGCGCGGCAAGGGCATGAAGTTCAGCGAAGAGGAAGTGCCCGACATGGCGCACGTCTGGCCGCTCTGGCGCCAGAACGTCACCGACATGGTGCCGAAGCTGTTCAGATAG
- a CDS encoding NAAT family transporter, whose protein sequence is MLSAIVTLLLVMDPLGNVPLFLSVLREVPPERRAPVLRREILLAYVVLLAMLATGRYIAEYLQLRQETISIAGGIVLFLIALRMVFPREGGLIGDQLEGEPFLVPLAIPLLVGPSTLATVLLLEQSGALATWWLFVAVTIAWAVSGIILLSSTFFYRVLRERGLVAMERLMGMLLVMVAVQMFVDGARTLLR, encoded by the coding sequence ATGCTGTCCGCCATCGTCACGCTCCTGCTCGTGATGGACCCGCTCGGGAACGTGCCGCTGTTCCTTTCGGTGCTGCGCGAGGTGCCGCCGGAGCGCCGGGCGCCGGTGCTTCGGCGCGAGATCCTGCTGGCCTACGTCGTGCTGCTCGCGATGCTGGCGACGGGCCGCTACATCGCCGAGTACTTGCAGCTCCGCCAGGAGACGATCAGCATCGCGGGCGGCATCGTGCTGTTCCTGATCGCCCTGCGCATGGTCTTTCCGCGTGAAGGCGGGCTCATCGGCGACCAGCTCGAGGGCGAGCCGTTCCTCGTGCCGCTCGCGATTCCGCTGCTCGTCGGGCCGTCGACGCTCGCGACCGTCTTGCTGCTCGAGCAGTCTGGCGCGTTGGCCACCTGGTGGCTCTTCGTGGCGGTCACGATCGCCTGGGCCGTGAGCGGCATCATCCTGCTCTCGTCCACGTTCTTCTATCGCGTGCTGCGCGAGCGCGGCCTCGTCGCGATGGAGCGGCTGATGGGGATGCTGCTCGTCATGGTCGCGGTGCAGATGTTCGTGGACGGTGCGCGGACGTTGCTGCGCTGA
- a CDS encoding S1 RNA-binding domain-containing protein — MEDREDEDFAALFAASERTKRFETGQPVEGTIVALGADVAFVDVGAKSEATIALAELRDEDGALEVAVGDRLQATIMSTAGGLTLSRKLQRRAATARQLESAFRAGLPVEGKVEGQVKGGYNVTMARQRAFCPQSQIDILRDTDPQTHEGRVYAFRILEYADEGRKFVVSRRALLEQEQQARAEDVRRALAVGAVVTGRVVSVRDFGAFVDLGGGVQALLPVSEMGWSRVANPAAVAAQGQEITAAVLRMDDATRQITLSLKPLLADPWSRVPGAYGVGQVREGRVTRIAEFGAFVELEPGIEGLAHASTFPLAGRAGGGWSKSLDVGMTGAFEVLAIDLDRKRISLSPVDDASPRARAASTAHEEPTDAAPGPDASPQPFGDSLAEKLRGALKK; from the coding sequence GTGGAAGATCGGGAGGACGAGGATTTCGCGGCGCTGTTCGCGGCGTCGGAGCGAACGAAGCGGTTCGAGACCGGACAGCCGGTCGAAGGCACGATCGTCGCGCTGGGTGCCGACGTGGCCTTCGTGGACGTCGGGGCCAAGAGCGAGGCGACGATCGCGCTGGCCGAGTTGAGGGACGAAGACGGCGCGCTCGAGGTCGCGGTCGGCGACCGCCTTCAGGCGACCATCATGTCCACGGCGGGCGGACTGACGCTGTCGCGCAAGCTGCAGCGGCGTGCCGCGACGGCGCGGCAGCTCGAGAGCGCGTTTCGTGCCGGCCTGCCGGTCGAGGGGAAGGTCGAGGGCCAGGTGAAAGGCGGCTACAACGTCACGATGGCACGCCAGCGCGCCTTCTGTCCTCAGTCGCAGATCGACATCCTCCGCGACACGGATCCCCAGACGCACGAGGGGCGCGTCTACGCCTTCAGGATCCTCGAGTACGCCGACGAGGGCCGGAAGTTCGTCGTCTCGCGCCGTGCACTCCTCGAGCAGGAGCAGCAGGCGCGCGCGGAGGACGTCCGCCGCGCGCTCGCGGTCGGCGCGGTCGTGACCGGGCGGGTGGTGTCGGTGCGCGACTTCGGCGCGTTCGTCGATCTCGGTGGCGGCGTACAGGCTCTGCTGCCCGTCTCGGAGATGGGATGGTCGCGCGTCGCGAATCCGGCGGCGGTGGCCGCTCAGGGGCAGGAGATCACGGCCGCGGTCCTGCGCATGGACGATGCGACGCGGCAGATCACGCTCAGCCTGAAGCCGCTGCTCGCGGATCCATGGTCGAGGGTGCCGGGCGCCTACGGCGTGGGACAAGTGCGCGAAGGCCGCGTCACACGCATCGCCGAGTTCGGCGCGTTCGTCGAACTGGAGCCCGGCATCGAGGGTCTCGCCCACGCGTCCACGTTTCCGCTCGCGGGCCGGGCCGGCGGCGGATGGTCGAAGTCCCTAGACGTCGGGATGACAGGCGCCTTCGAGGTCCTCGCGATCGATCTCGACAGGAAACGCATCAGCCTGTCGCCGGTGGACGACGCCTCTCCGCGGGCGCGCGCGGCCAGCACGGCGCACGAAGAACCCACGGACGCTGCGCCTGGGCCGGACGCTTCCCCTCAGCCGTTCGGGGACTCGCTCGCCGAGAAGCTCCGCGGCGCGCTGAAGAAGTGA
- a CDS encoding DUF1810 family protein, whose amino-acid sequence MDDVAVDLDRFILAQNDPIGGFVTALAELRADGKRSHWIWYIFPQLAGLGSSPMAERYGLRGVLEAIAYLEEPLLRERLLAATIAAADQVRRGMSLHALMGSDVDVRKLISSMTLFGELTRGPARARSELATLDAAQALHENAEVILRAAAEEGLSRCAFTLDRLGKAGSV is encoded by the coding sequence GTGGACGACGTGGCCGTCGACCTCGACCGCTTCATCCTCGCGCAGAACGACCCGATCGGCGGCTTCGTGACCGCGCTGGCCGAGCTTCGGGCAGACGGCAAGCGCAGCCACTGGATCTGGTACATCTTCCCGCAACTGGCGGGACTGGGCTCATCGCCGATGGCCGAGCGCTACGGGCTGCGCGGTGTGCTCGAAGCAATCGCCTACCTCGAGGAACCGCTCCTGCGCGAGCGGCTGCTGGCGGCGACCATCGCGGCCGCGGATCAGGTGAGGCGAGGGATGTCCCTGCACGCGCTCATGGGCTCCGACGTCGACGTGCGCAAGCTCATCTCGTCGATGACGCTGTTCGGCGAGCTGACGCGCGGGCCTGCGCGCGCACGGAGCGAGCTCGCGACGCTCGACGCCGCGCAGGCGCTTCACGAGAACGCGGAGGTGATCCTCCGCGCTGCGGCGGAAGAGGGGTTGTCTCGCTGCGCGTTCACGTTGGATCGGCTGGGCAAGGCCGGCTCGGTGTAG
- a CDS encoding sugar phosphate isomerase/epimerase, translating into MSRPRIGLELWTVRTDVNRDLLGALSRVAELGYESVEFYSTYLDWTLDFAREVRARLDAVGLACSSTHNGMRAFTPDAMRKTIDLNHVLGSPFAVVASVPKIETIEGWREATERFADVAERLRPSGLAAGFHNHQREWTLLDGQLPIDVVADGTPSDFVMQIDVAPAVEFGIDVPAWIRTHPGRVRSLHGRDWSATRGPNLAFGEGDCPWREIIVAAGATSDLRDVLVENGHSTPDEEWDIAARSIANWRAL; encoded by the coding sequence ATGTCTCGACCGCGCATCGGCCTGGAGCTGTGGACCGTCCGCACCGACGTCAACCGCGACCTGCTCGGCGCGCTCTCCCGCGTCGCCGAGCTCGGCTATGAGAGCGTCGAGTTCTACTCGACGTACCTCGACTGGACGCTGGACTTCGCGCGCGAGGTCCGAGCGCGGCTCGACGCCGTGGGGCTCGCGTGCAGTTCCACGCACAACGGCATGCGCGCGTTCACGCCCGACGCGATGCGGAAGACGATCGATCTCAACCACGTCCTCGGCAGCCCGTTCGCCGTCGTCGCGAGCGTGCCGAAAATCGAGACGATCGAAGGATGGCGGGAGGCGACGGAGCGGTTCGCGGACGTCGCCGAACGGCTCCGGCCGTCCGGCTTGGCCGCTGGATTCCACAACCATCAGCGCGAATGGACGCTGCTCGACGGGCAGCTCCCCATCGACGTCGTCGCTGACGGCACGCCCTCGGACTTCGTCATGCAGATCGACGTCGCGCCGGCGGTGGAGTTCGGCATCGACGTGCCGGCCTGGATCCGGACCCATCCCGGCCGGGTGCGAAGCCTCCACGGCCGCGACTGGAGCGCGACGCGCGGGCCGAACCTGGCGTTCGGCGAGGGAGACTGTCCGTGGCGCGAGATCATCGTCGCGGCCGGCGCCACGAGCGACCTGCGCGACGTCCTCGTGGAGAACGGCCACAGCACGCCGGACGAGGAGTGGGACATCGCGGCTCGCAGCATCGCGAACTGGCGTGCGCTGTAA